From one Triticum urartu cultivar G1812 chromosome 3, Tu2.1, whole genome shotgun sequence genomic stretch:
- the LOC125548810 gene encoding MADS-box transcription factor 34-like, whose product MVGRAAAPKRRAGNGRTKIAIRRIEKKGARQVCFAKRRQGLFNKANELAVMCGAQVAAVTFSDGGKAFSFGHPSAEAVVDRFLAGGGALVQGAAADDDELKKLHQLHGELRTRLKEVKARKGRVVEAMAKERAAGDQFAVWLDPELGDIGEEELMAFAAELMVARAAVSDRAYQVLLEAQNVSRMLQAPPPPQQQLFGCSTFEFGGSSSGNAGMGMQQMQMVMPSTQGFAVGMHMHQMSMAMPPPPGLAYGVDLQQMHMSVPPSPVFGAGTEMQQMIMAMQPQPVFAADTEMQQAAMAMPPPPEFPVGMAMPPPPGVAAGMKMVQQGPGMNMGFPY is encoded by the coding sequence ATGGTCGGGCGAGCGGCGGCGCCAAAGCGGAGGGCCGGCAATGGGCGGACGAAGATCGCCATCCGGCGGATCGAGAAGAAGGGCGCCCGACAGGTATGCTTCGCCAAGCGCCGGCAGGGCCTGTTTAACAAGGCCAACGAGCTGGCGGTGATGTGCGGCGCCCAGGTGGCCGCCGTCACCTTCTCGGACGGCGGAAAGGCCTTCTCCTTTGGGCACCCCTCCGCCGAGGCCGTCGTCGACCGCTTCCTGGCGGGGGGAGGCGCGTTGGTCCAGggcgccgccgccgacgacgacgAGCTGAAGAAGCTGCACCAGCTGCACGGCGAGCTGCGCACGCGGTTGAAGGAGGTGAAGGCGCGGAAAGGGCGCGTGGTGGAGGCCATGGCAAAGGAGCGCGCCGCGGGGGATCAATTTGCGGTGTGGCTCGACCCCGAGTTGGGCGACATTGGGGAGGAGGAGCTGATGGCCTTCGCCGCCGAGCTGATGGTGGCGCGGGCCGCCGTCTCGGACCGCGCATACCAGGTGCTCTTGGAGGCGCAGAACGTCAGCCGCATGCTGCAGGCGCCCCCGCCGCCACAGCAGCAGCTCTTCGGTTGTAGCACCTTTGAGtttggtggcagcagcagtggCAACGCCGGGATGGGGATGCAACAGATGCAGATGGTGATGCCTTCGACGCAGGGGTTCGCCGTCGGGATGCATATGCACCAGATGTCAATGGCAATGCCTCCGCCGCCGGGCTTGGCCTACGGGGTGGATTTGCAGCAGATGCATATGTCGGTTCCTCCATCGCCCGTTTTTGGCGCCGGGACGGAGATGCAGCAGATGATTATGGCGATGCAGCCGCAACCAGTGTTCGCCGCCGACACGGAGATGCAGCAGGCGGCTATGGcgatgccgccgccgccggagtttCCTGTTGGGATGGCGATGCCTCCGCCGCCGGGGGTCGCCGCCGGGATGAAGATGGTGCAGCAGGGGCCCGGGATGAACATGGGCTTCCCCTACTGA